In the genome of Chrysoperla carnea chromosome 5, inChrCarn1.1, whole genome shotgun sequence, the window TGAAATAACTCTGGCAAATACTATACCGGATCCAAGATTAATATGTTTCTAGTACACTCAAATCCATGTGATGTTTGGGAAACCATATGTCTacatttatactaaaaaaaaaagtctgatTTGTACGTACCTTAATTAACAAATgactataaattatattaatcgcGTTATTCTGACTTTAAAAAGTTTAGAGTTAACGAGAGATTATCGATAATTTTACCGTAATTTACGAGATCAAGGAATGTCGTACACTGTTGACTGAACAACCACCATTATAACATGAGGATCACTGATGATCCTACTTGTGGGGCCTGCTCGGTTGCCACGAAGCAAATATAGCTTTTTTCAAGATACAACCTATAAAATTCGTCGAATCATCAAATTCGAAAAccctttttgttttttctgaTTTCCATAGTAATCCCGGTCAATCATATTCCCTGATAATTTCCGTTTGTGATAATGTTTGAGAAATCACAGGTTTAATTACAACGACTATCGATAGATCTCCACTATGATAAATTTCACTTGGTGTGTCATTTTCCGagacaattaaattaattggcACCACCTGAGACAAGATTCAAGCGTATTCTTTACAGACAAAAATAGCACAATTTAAAGCTTAAGGAGTACTTACTGCACCGttaaatcaaagattttttgCACCCATGACTATcgtaaaattgcaattttcctATATCCCGACGAAACTGTTCACAATTTTTCAGCACTTGTTAATAAAATACGTACAGGAAAAATATCAGTTTAaatgtagatttaaaaaaaaaaaagtttttcattataaattttcatttaaataggacgaaaaaaatgatttaaaaaaaaacgagctACGATTTTCGATTGGATTCTTTccatttaattgttttcaaaaaatctatgaaatcaCGTTTGGATTTTccttttgattaataaaaaaaaaaaaaaaatgtcacaaGAATTTCCAAAAACTAAAGCTTTCTACCATACAatcaaaatttgtgaaaatcattaaatggaaaatgaatttttttaatatttggtattgcacttttatttttgtatattttttatcaaacaattttttaacgggaaaaatttaaaaattttgacactAGTCTAAAAAAACTACACAAATTTATCACCGACACGAAATACGTAAACAATCGTAGTTTACGAAACGACGTAGATTTAATTATATCAATtccgatttatattttttttaaaattgtttgataaaaagAACGGAAGTcctgcaataaaaataattaaaaaaatattttatgaaaattcttttaaataaaaatttatttttcgatttaaaatcgTTTACGATACTTAAACAATCGCGATAGTCAAGAGCATCATTTTTATAAtcacaaaacgaaaaaaaaaaaaagatttttttccaCTAGTTTATAAACACTGAATATAATTCAATATATCAAAGTCTTCGTCAATTTGAAAAGTcctaacattttaaaaattacactttCTTATTCGAGCTAATATTTAAACGGGTTTTTTccgttttattttcaatgtgtaaaatttaaaaatatatctaaataataaaagatctaaattattgaattaacgaagatttttttttcaactctttCATTGTTCTTGGTGTcgccatttttaatataatttaatcacattcaaaataaattaggaTCTACTAGGAGTATCCcgaaattacttaaattaaaccCTAAGCAGTaatatctttttcaatttttttgatccgATGTATCTTTAACGAAATTGAGCTTCGGTTATTATCGGGAATTATAATAATCAACGTTTTAGAATTatattatagaattattttttcttttagtctAATTTTTACGGAGATATTAAcgtttaaagttattaaattttgtattttagaacattaaaagaaaaaaaatgctaagagaataaattttatgttcttaaactttgattaatataaaaatttcgttttgacTAATATTAATGgagatattctaaaaataattaacgacTTTGTCTCGTTTTCAGTGgactcaaaaactataaatgaaCTTTCTGCTTACAGTTCCATCTTCTATATTCCTCTACTATTCGTATTCGATGGTTTCGGGACACTCcgcatagaaaaaaaataatgtttttaaaaaatatcgaaaataaatcgaacaaaaaacaaaattaaaatgattttggcatatgacttttgttttttttagttctctggttaataatttaataataattatgcagTGAAAGAGTATTAAAAttcagttttaataataatttcttaaaatttgtaattttttttaatggtttttttgatttttgtttcttttttgtaatttttttgtttttacttaaagcgtaattttattatgttgttgttatttgtttattttttgtatattttttttcgatgatttttttaaatatatttttatatatatatttattttcaccaaAATGTATAGCCGCCATCTGAGCCACcagttaaaaatgaatttttcttttgtccCAATGCAATTCCATGTCCAGCCATTGCAGCTAACTGTGCTGCAGATGGGGGCACACCTGGTGGATTTGGTGGTAAGACTTGTTGTGCAATTCCATCAAATCGAGCACCAGCATCAAAtccattctaaaataaaaacatattaagtCAGATATTGATTCCCCGTATCTATAGTGAGCAGTATTTTGACGATAAAtacacatatttaaatttattacaaataattaccGGTATCATAATGGTAGGACGAAGATGTGTAGGTTGAACTGGTGGATATGTGTAAGCTAATGATGGATAATATTGCATTGGTGCATATGCAGCTGGATAACTGAGATATCCTGGATAACCAGCAGCATACATGGCAGTTGCAGTTGGTGGATACAtctagaatatttaaatatttatattagaataTATCGCTCCGGgttcttaataaaaatgaatcattttgtTTTACCTGTTGTCCTAGCATTGCTGGATGTGCTAGGGCTTGTTCATATGGAGGCGGTGGCCCTTGTGTGGCATATAGTTGACCAGCTTGTCCAGGGAACATTCCATAAGCTGCGGCTGCAGCTGCACTCGgcattactatttatttatattatgaattattgataattttctaaattttatattctgaaattacttattattttattgatcaaGTAATAAGTGTTGTTaccaatttttaagttattagtTCTTAGAATCATAAACGGGCGATTAAAATGGAGGAAAAACTACCAATCgaattttctcataaaaaaaaaaaaacatgggtACTCTATTTGCTTTGTCAATTTTAAATAGACTGCTATTTTGATGTCCTGTATTTTGATATGTGGCAATAACTTTGACATTCGCCAGGAacgaataaataattagaaactgCCAactaataactaaaaaattggtttctaatttgtgtgaaaataatttactaggTTCTGTATTGTCTAATTCAACTCTACTTAGAATGAAATTGACGGAAAACCATTACAGtaattgaaacataaaaaatttatggaaaatgttatttacaatataatattaattgtattgaTTTTCTGCCAAATCTACATTTAACATCTAACGTTAAATAACATTTAGGatattttttactacaaattattttctattttctttttcacaacATACAGGTTGGACTAAAAATCACCACTCATcgtgttttttaagaaaacaagatCAATGGATAACGACTTTAAGTCCAcggtgaataaaaaataaaactaatactaAAACTTACGATTTCGGAAAACAATCGAATTGTATAGCcgattaaataatgtaattaatctgattcaaaattttgaaagggTTCAATCGAAATGAACAGGTAATTGAAGTTTCCTTTGATTCATTTCGATTGGTTTTCGACCCATTTtcaaaacaccaaaatttttcgaactttcaagattaatattagttttattttttttgtttcagggaTAATTTAAGGTTTCGTCAGACGATGAACAAACGATATACAGATTGAATACAGGATGGTCGGCAATAACAACTTTCGGAGAACTTTCAGAGATTAAACTTCTCTGCTTACTTTTCCGATTTGGCATACACTGGGTGTGGCTTACTTACATTGATTAAGTCCTAAATCTCAATTTCGGCATATCggatcgaaaaattttctgctaataaattttatctctgaGTTGCTCAAATGATGTCACTACTGTACACTCTATAAgggattttaatgctaagaaagactcATTCaatcattcaatgaaaaaatcagctgagtTTAACAGGTatagtttaaacttttttttactcgtggcaCTGatatcttagcgttaaaatcccaTAAATTCGAATACTTGTATGCCATCTATCTGACTAAAATTTGGTGAACACATAAATTACAAGAGCATAACGTTAAATCTTATAAtatcaatgaaatatttaaaatacattgaataataagaataaattgtACTTTCTTTTAAACCAACCTCCATATGTAGGCGGTGCACCAGGGTTTGATTGAGCTGGCTGAGGTGGCCCAGGTACAAATGTTGGTGGTTGTGGTGGAGCACCAGGATATGCAGGTCCCACAGCTGTAACATAACATTGCATATTTagtcaataaattttctaattcgaaaacttttttcaaacattatctaattataaatttcagataatgttttcttttttttttttttttttttatttaaatttttcaaacaaattcaataaatatatataaaattttcaaaaaaattattaaaaattaactaaattaattagtagtaaaaaaaaaagaaaaattggttctggataaatattttaaattttgttttaattagttgttgagtaaaatcaattttaaacgcGATTTTTTATTGACGAAAGTGTTTTTAGCtacttttcaagaaaatcggttcagtttggagagagctaaaatgaaaaaaccgcatttgacagtttttttttttttttcattttgtaaatttaaatagaagAGCAAAGTTTTAACTTAGATCTCGGGTTAGTGACTAGCATAAAGGTTACGCCTATCAGTTTCCTTGCACAGCAGTCATTTTGAGATTCTTTTGAAGAGGAAAAAGTtgttaaaccttttttttacagaaaccccttaatttttttttccttgttAAAATAAGTTGCCAAGTTATTTGTCTCAAAATAGacccttttatttaaatgatgattttttttgggCAGATGTCAGAAAACTAAGTAAAGACATAttaatatcttctatctttgtcaaaaagcgctgtttgataaaggaaaaagatatttattttctttacttgaATAGTTTTTCGACAATTGCATGCCGTAACTTTGTTGGCGagtataaaaaactttaatgattcacttgttttaagaaatatttatccagaattaaaattaaaatgaagaatggcacttaaaaaataaatcaaaaacataaaattttgattgaaaaataaaaagtaaaaataaaaaattgttgaacgAATAAAGGGTATTTTCCCAAATAAAGAGGAGACAAAGCTACtaaatacattgaaattttaaacatggTTTTATAAACAGGTCTTTTCACTAGTCTGGTTTTGGATGTTAATCTCATTGTAGCAAATTATGGATTACAACACACACGTagctattcaaaatttttttatattccaaaatttcgttttatctgactttcaaatttattttatgtcccGTAAAAGACCcgacaatattattaaagtgaACTTTTCTAGAGACGATTTTCACATAAAACTGAGTTTATTTTATACTTCAAGCGCTAAACTTCCAAAGAATCACCGTAAACATCAACATAGTAAAAAACGCTACTTATTATTCGATAGTTACAAAATTGATATCACTAATAAGTCACGGTCAATCATATTTCCGGATAATTCCCAATTTTTGCGGTTTACGGACATTCTCTTGTCCATCCTAAAGATGATAAGATTGCTTATTTTTAATCCAGTATCAGTATCTAGTACAGATTAAAAACGATCTAATAGCATTGTCGAGAATCGAACCCCAGACCTCCAGCATTTTAACAGATTAAGGTAgttgtttgttgattttttataaaccttCGATTTCTGGAGTTACTGAACAAGGATACTCATGAGACcagttttaaataactttaatccATTTAAGGATAATAGAAAAAATGTGGGATTCAgttaaaagtgaggttaaaTGATTTGGGTAAAAAACTAtcttacaattaaattaatcaaatttacgGCCAAAAGAATTTCGGCTACCTATTCATTCGATATTGAAGCAACTATAAACCTTTGTATTATGTGGAAATGGTCTCTAAGAACGATAAAGTAACTATATGTTTCCGTATCaaaattgtcaatattttgATGACCGAACTGCTACTTCGTGTGCGAAGATTGCTTTTTTTACGTGGTACTGCAAAATGATATGAAACTGGACATGCTGTCCCAGCCCAGGCAATATTCTTTAGTAACAACACATTTCAGGATTACaatgttacataaaaataaatatcaatgagTATCCTACGTTTTGTGTCAAAACCTGTTTATAAAAAccgcgaaatttaaaaaaaaataaaaacaaatgttttatttctgTGTGCCACCTATAGCAAGTGAAAAAATGTAacaatatattctttttatttaaaaaaaagttcacaatttttatgttgaaaaaaaatgaaaacaatacaatttaGAAACGGACATTAAATTaatcctattttttttattaaatatgacgaAATGGcaagtttcattttaaaatgaaaaattgttttctagaCTTTTTGATTTCGTATTCAAGGGAGAagactttacttttaaacccctTGAAATAGGAAAAAccctaaattataaaatagtaagAATTAAATTGGGcattaatgaattttgaaaaaataataaattgaaaaattaaagaacaaaatgaaaattagtaacaatttttataaaaaacgtatttttgtataattaaaaaattcgaacaaCCACTTTGAAAATGTGACATCcagaaaacacatttttaaatatattaaaaaatcagctttgaataataataaatataataattataattaataattaatacattagGTTTAAACTGCCATTCGACATTCAAATAGAAATTTCTTAGCACATCTAAAAGACAAGACAAATTGAttctcattttatattattcttatttttctaaagagaaaatttacttgatttaaaaattgatcataattgaaaaaagaaaattatttttgtgaaaataagaatcaatttttatttttcaaacatataaacaaactttaaatataatattcatttttatacgcAGGAGCAAATGTGTTGATTGATTTTAGACGTGTATTGATTGTATTGGTAATTTCTAAGGGTCCTTGGAGgaaagagaaaattttgttatcgatttcgatgaaactcagtttataagctaattttgacccaaaaaatacgaaaatcgggTGTACTTGTCGATAAAACAAGTAATTTCAGGCATATCTCAACGGTAACGGATATCACGGAGCGATATTAGGCTATATTACGGAAACTGGCCACCCAAcgattaaataaacccgatttttgtattttttgggtcaaaattaccctagaaATATGTTCTGATCCAAATCGaagacataaaaaatttctcgatttttagcgattttcttaaggggtaccccttcataaaaatcgaaaaaatcagaaaaaagtttttgttattgatttcGCTGAAACTTAGattataagctaattttgacccaaaaaatacgaaaatcgggtttttttgtcgataaaacaagtaatttctgagatatcttaTCGGTGTATTCTAGAATTTTTTACCATCAACCCTAGAAATTACAGACATACGAATTTTTCATGACTTAAGCaacattagaaaaattaaaatttgttacaaaatttaaaaaatattgagcgatataaaaaaaaaattaaaaacaactcCCTAGTCTTGCTCATGCGCATTAGTTTCATCGTATTCatacttgtttatttaaagtttgcATTATACTTTTTActacaataatatattcttatatagtaatgaaaatatattagtttttccaataattttccgttcagaagaaaaattaatatattttttgttgttgtatacagatagattaattaatttaaactattaattgattaacatgcaaataaaataataaatcaataaatggATGAAATCTCATCGATTCGAAATTGGTATCTTGCAAAATTTTgcattctattaaaaaaaaattgcttttcatcgatttattgatcttttaaaaaataaaaacatgcattacgtatttatttaataataataatagcaagcagaaaaacaaaacttgtaaaaaatattttgagtactgtttcaaaaattttcaagtaatcaaaatattttatttttagaaaacacaaaaaaaaaaactctaattaactacgaaaaaaaataaatttttttaataaaatttaaatggcaTCAATTCACATTACAAAAAAGGAgcaattattgcatttttacgATTCGTAAgagggaagttaaaaattcatGGTGGCCACAGTTTTACAAAATACAGAATTTCCAGttccataatttaatttttttagaattttattacgAAACTACTAAAATTCCCTGATTTGTTTCTCTATTATTGGATTCCTTGACATTTTCAGGTTTTCCAGTAATGTGCCCGCCATGAAACCGTGGATAGCCCATAAGCTAGTAACGCTTTACGAGTTTTCTCTGATTTCTAATCCCCCAGAGAGTGTAGAGGTCTCTAGTCCCCCCTCAAAGTTTGTAGATTAGCTcaaaaaacacacttttccAATTCCCCGAGTGGAACTGAAAGTGAATATCTCCTGATAAAGTTACACGATCTAAGACGTGACCGAATCGAGCAATAGTAAATAGATTAGCCTCTACACTTTTCCTGGGGTGCGGGATTTCGCCATCATTCTACCTCGGGGGTCGTCATCTTCCGCCAAAGTTGCATACTTTTACTGATATGATCTACTGACGAGCTGCCAAAAACCTAAAACCAGTGTGGAGCTTTTTGATTCGCAAAATCTATTTCGTATGgaattttgaacaatatttcaaaaactatgcgcCCGATTTTTCTAATGAGCCCgattttttttgggttaaagTTACTATGTGcaccgagttttatcgaaattggagacgatttCTGTAATTTTAAGCCCCATGCCCAAAAATAGACTCGCTTAGACCAACCCCCATATCTACCAGCCTCCCTTAAAAccgtaaaaaatataattgctcTATAatctcaagaaaattttttaaagaatttaaatacagccatttaaattattccaaaaataattgcggcaatagaaataaaatccaaactacttaaaaaaaatcgaaaaaaaacaaaaaaaaaatatttacataacaaaataaagcctaaaaaatgataaaataatttgcttttcatctaattagtaaaaatttgttaattcaaaaaaataaaattaaaattaacgaaaCCATGcagatatatttaattttaattatttaagcatgcattaatagaattataattctttattaat includes:
- the LOC123299642 gene encoding DAZ-associated protein 2, with the protein product MSDKKAVGPAYPGAPPQPPTFVPGPPQPAQSNPGAPPTYGGWFKIMPSAAAAAAYGMFPGQAGQLYATQGPPPPYEQALAHPAMLGQQMYPPTATAMYAAGYPGYLSYPAAYAPMQYYPSLAYTYPPVQPTHLRPTIMIPNGFDAGARFDGIAQQVLPPNPPGVPPSAAQLAAMAGHGIALGQKKNSFLTGGSDGGYTFW